A window of Fusarium verticillioides 7600 chromosome 10, whole genome shotgun sequence contains these coding sequences:
- a CDS encoding serine/threonine protein kinase (At least one base has a quality score < 10) — MAATPWTLVRLIDECENAEKQNSSDEVFISTTTVEMLTSAECVSDILREQKCPNRDALKKRIYDEKCPAKIIFLILARTGKLDRISQFLSNGFSDHHLPIELLWTREGYKFKSAKDSNWTTAPFGAGIDYNDVDYFIQKQWPFLAPIFEGEFEYVLQQRVPLPLVKQGIPIFSGFSSVSEIEMHPAHVPEQVEHSMAMKKMELESQDQIKYVKKEMANVTSLRLLDHDHLVKAILACNRGKQALFFFPWAKGGDLYNFLKTNSTEGMTSIIWMLDQMVGLCSALSLLADKGYRHGDLKPANILLFPEKSGSYRLKITDVGLSKLHILATSRRLNGTTAKATTRRYSPPEFDLLFDDDGEPVEDSDDIKLSRKFDVWSLGCVFIEFLIWSKLGRQEYKEFDRSMKSHRRFWNSAQEDLDTRVKDRIQNLNGSIKDTPCDKAVQRILTLVLDQMLLVNSNDRRSASKIHKELKSIRDSYGEYLQPRNVVDLPLGLTAEQAAESDHRQNGQGPLNGSNATSRSAPDQSGTQTNGLNTTAVPSGNTAAMIQSAKLLNQWTVSPDNEFAQKFFSETTRPSPEERGQLCESCSKLQIWEPNATISGRVRDFGTCTSACNLCNLLYAVSQKIGLQEDQKLQCARNGPTLNLNGRDGLPILSLFSDPAFNSHDLGSVQVGYPTLSPSESRERYRLFQEWLQICDNDHGHARDASSGGCAVQMPTRLIHVGESSEHLIDIKESGFLRYLALSHCWGGSTSLSTLTDNIDKFRDEIPHEQLPLNFQEAIKVTRALKIPYLWIDSLCIIQDDPEDWRREAARMGQVFNNAYCTIAATSAATSNEGFLTPKFNSALFANIETPGGGQLYISEFMEDCNEDLESAPLNTRGWVMQERALSRRTLHFTKTQVYWECGNGIHCERLFKLSNPQSALFADSDFPKAILKYYKGGRITLFQNLYERYSKLSFSYISDRPVAILGLQQHLSSVLQTRGEFGVFEQYLARSLLWSRPKDIFLKSIMFQDDHRVPSWSWMAYDGPITYANIPFDKVEWSTDCLLQSCEETGTDGNRAVLKAVAKDIKLDKLDMQDRVKLDEGASRLEPSSLRGIVLGKDKKRESRAQVHYVLLVALSEDGSEQAKVYVRVGVAWLLEHNIARVGEDVVIY; from the exons ATGGCTGCGACACCCTGGACCCTAGTTCGTCTCATAGATGAGTGCGAGAATGCGGAGAAGCAGAATTCCAGCGATGAAGTCTTCATCTCCACTACTACGGTTGAAATGTTGACATCGGCAGAGTGCGTTAGCGACATCCTAAGAGAACAAAAATGCCCAAATCGGGAtgccttgaagaaacggATCTATGATGAAAAATGCCCTGCAAAGATCATATTTCTCATCTTAGCTCGAACCGGCAAGCTAGATCGTATTAGCCAGTTCTTATCCAATGGCTTTtctgatcatcatcttcctaTAGAGCTTCTATGGACGCGGGAAGGGTACAAATTCAAAAGTGCGAAAGATTCAAACTGGACTACTGCTCCATTTGGAGCTGGAATTGACTATAATGATGTCGACTATTTCATTCAGAAGCAATGGCCATTCTTGGCCCCTATCTTCGAGGGAGAGTTCGAATATGTGCTGCAGCAAAGGGTCCCTTTACCGTTGGTCAAGCAAGGAATTCCTATTTTCTCAGGATTTAGTTCCGTTTCCGAGATTGAGATGCACCCTGCGCATGTTCCAGAGCAGGTAGAA CACTCGATGGCCATGAAGAAAATGGAGCTAGAGAGCCAAGATCAAATCAAATATGTCAAAAAAGAGATGGCTAACGTAACATCTCTTCGGTTGCTGGATCATGACCACCTTGTCAAAGCAATTCTTGCCTGCAACAGAGGAAAGCAGGCCTTATTCTTTTTCCCATGGGCGAAGGGGGGAGACCTGTATAACTTCTTGAAAACCAATTCAACCGAGGGCATGACTTCTATCATATGGATGCTGGATCAAATGGTTGGACTCTGCAGCGCTCTGAGTCTGTTGGCTGATAAAGGATATCGACATGGTGACCTCAAGCCTGCCAATATCCTCCTGTTCCCGGAGAAGTCTGGTAGCTACCGCCTAAAGATAACAGACGTTGGACTCTCAAAGCTTCACATCCTGGCAACAAGCAGGCGACTAAACGGGACGACTGCGAAGGCTACCACGAGGCGATACAGCCCTCCTGAATTCGACCTCCTGTTTGATGACGACGGGGAGCCAGTAGAAGACTCTGATGACATCAAGCTATCGCGCAAGTTCGATGTTTGGTCTCTCGGCTGCGTCTTCATCGAGTTTCTCATCTGGTCCAAACTGGGACGGCAAGAGTATAAGGAATTCGACCGGTCTATGAAAAGTCACCGACGTTTCTGGAACTCTGCACAGGAAGACCTTGATACTAGGGTCAAAGATCGAATACAAAACCTAAATGGTTCTATAAAAGATACACCGTGTGACAAGGCCGTCCAGCGAATTCTGACCTTGGTTCTGGATCAAatgcttcttgtcaacagcaATGATCGTAGGAGTGCTTCGAAAATTCACAAGGAACTAAAGAGTATAAGGGATAGTTACGGTGAGTATCTCCAGCCGAGGAACGTGGTTGATTTGCCGCTAGGCCTGACTGCCGAGCAGGCCGCCGAGTCCGATCATCGTCAAAACGGTCAGGGTCCGTTAAACGGAAGCAACGCCACGAGTCGAAGCGCTCCTGACCAATCTGGTACCCAAACCAATGGTTTAAATACTACAGCTGTCCCTTCGGGTAATACCGCTGCTATGATT CAAAGTGCCAAGCTCCTTAATCAATGGACAGTCAGCCCAGACAATGAGTTTGCACAGAAATTCTTCTCTGAGACTACCAGGCCCAGCCCAGAAGAAAGGGGCCAACTGTGCGAATCATGTTCGAAACTTCAAATCTGGGAGCCCAATGCTACGATATCTGGTAGAGTGAGGGACTTCGGAACTTGTACGTCGGCATGTAATTTGTGTAATCTTCTCTACGCCGTCTCGCAAAAGATTGGCCTTCAAGAGGATCAGAAATTACAATGCGCTCGGAACGGCCCTACCCTCAACTTAAATGGGCGTGACGGTCTGCCAATCCTGTCACTGTTCTCGGATCCTG CCTTCAATTCTCATGATCTTGGATCAGTCCAAGTGGGATATCCAACTTTGTCCCCTTCAGAAAGCCGTGAACGGTATCGTCTCTTTCAAGAGTGGCTCCAAATATGTGATAATGATCACGGCCATGCACGGGACGCATCCTCCGGCGGCTGTGCTGTCCAGATGCCCACTAGGCTAATTCACGTGGGCGAGTCGAGTGAGCACTTGATTGATATTAAAGAATCTGGCTTTCTACGTTATCTTGCTCTTAGCCACTGCTGGGGGGGCAGCACGAGTCTGTCTACCTTGactgacaacatcgacaaaTTCCGCGATGAGATACCGCACGAGCAACTGCCTCTTAATTTCCAggaagccatcaaagtcacGAGAGCACTTAAGATACCATACCTGTGGATAGACTCACTGTGCATCATCCAGGATGACCCGGAAGACTGGCGACGAGAAGCTGCCCGAATGGGTCAGGTTTTCAACAACGCCTACTGCACAATCGCGGCGACATCAGCTGCGACATCAAACGAGGGCTTTCTTACTCCAAAGTTCAACTCAGCGCTTTTTGCTAATATAGAAACTCCTGGTGGTGGTCAGCTCTACATTTCGGAGTTTATGGAAGATTGTAACGAAGATTTAGAGTCAGCCCCCTTGAATACTCGCGGTTGGGTGATGCAGGAGCGAGCTTTGTCTAGGAGAACACTGCACTTCACCAAGACGCAAGTTTACTGGGAATGCGGAAATGGAATTCATTGTGAGAGGCTCTTCAAATTGTCAAA TCCTCAATCAGCTCTATTCGCAGACTCGGATTTCCCCAAGGCCATACTCAAGTACTACAAAGGTGGGCGAATCACCCTGTTTCAAAATCTTTACGAGAGATATTCCAAGCTCAGTTTTAGCTACATCTCAGACCGGCCAGTGGCCATTCTGGGTTTGCAGCAGCACCTTTCAAGTGTCCTCCAGACTCGCGGCGAGTTTGGCGTCTTTGAGCAGTACCTGGCGAGAAGTCTTCTCTGGTCCCGACCTAAGGATATCTTTCTGAAAAGTATCATGTtccaagatgatcatcgGGTTCCTTCTTGGTCATGGATGGCGTACGACGGCCCGATCACATATGCGAACATACCTTTTGATAAGGTTGAATGGAGTACAGACTGCTTGCTTCAGTCTTGTGAGGAAACCGGTACAGACGGCAACAGGGCAGTGTTGAAAGCAGTTGCTAAAGATATCAAATTGGATAAGCTGGATATGCAAGATAGAGTCAAACTTGATGAAGGAGCATCTAGGCTCGAACCATCCAGCTTGCGGGGGATTGTCCTTGGTAAAGACAAGAAGCGAGAATCGCGAGCTCAGGTACACTACGTTCTCCTCGTTGCCTTATCCGAAGACGGATCAGAGCAGGCAAAGGTTTATGTTCGAGTCGGAGTGGCCtggcttcttgaacataACATCGCAAGGGTCggagaggatgttgtgaTTTACTAG
- a CDS encoding oxidoreductase produces MAPRRFSTEPADASPLGQPLKFEFSGKTAKNRFMKAAMTERLSTWDPKALEKRGVPTPELINVYRRWGEGDFGVILTGNVMIEYDQLEAAGNPIVPRDALASGERFEAFKELATVSKKHGSLIIAQVSHPGRQVADNIQKNPISPSDVQLEGEVMGMHFAKPKPMDEQDFKNVIEGFAHAAEFLHKAGYDGIQLHGAHGYLLAQFLSPTTNKRTDKYGGSIENRSRIIFEIADAIRARVPDKSFSLSIKVNSVEFQEGGFSTDDCKVLCKQLEQHGFDFVELSGGTYQSLAFSHRRESSKKREAFFLEFAEKIIPELTKTKAYVTGGLRTVKAMNEALKTVHGIGLARPVTNEFDLPAKILKGEATSAIDTLLDEQNFGITNVAAGTQIRLVGKDKHPLDLSREDHKRIFEESMQKWGEGMAHNDDQSKYGYVDIDGAKLEPFGQAYAAA; encoded by the exons ATGGCACCAAGACGATTCTCGACTGAACCTGCAGACGCAAGCCCTTTGGGCCAGCCTCTGAAATTCGAGTTCAGCGGTAAAACCGCCAAGAACCGATTTATGAAGGCGGCAATGACAGAACGACTCTCAACATGGGATCCTAAAGCCCTTGAGAAGCGAGGCGTTCCTACACCAGAACTTATCAACGTCTACCGACGATGGGGCGAGGGAGATTTCGGTGTTATCCTGACTGGGAATGTCATGATTGAGTATGACcagctcgaggctgctggAAACCCCATCGTGCCACGAGATGCACTCGCGTCTGGTGAGCGGTTTGAAGCATTTAAGGAACTGGCAACTGTTAGCAAGAAGCATGGAAGCTTGATTATTGCGCAGGTCAGCCATCCTGGACGCCAGGTCGCCGATAACATTCAAAAGAACCCTATTTCTCCTAGTGATGTGCAACTTGAGGGTGAGGTGATGGGCATGCACTTTGCCAAGCCAAAGCCCATGGATGAGCAAGACTTCAAGAATGTTATTGAGGGTTTTGCTCATGCTGCCGAGTTCCTTCACAAGGCTGGTTATGACGGTATTCAATTGCATGGTGCACA TGGTTATCTTTTGGCCCAATTCCTTTCACCcacaacaaacaagagaACAGACAAGTACGGCGGTTCAATCGAGAACCGATCTCGCATCATCTTCGAGATCGCTGATGCCATCCGTGCGCGTGTTCCCGACAAGTCATTTAGCCTGtccatcaaggtcaacagcGTTGAGTTCCAAGAAGGCGGTTTCTCCACCGATGACTGTAAGGTCCTTTGCAAGCAACTCGAACAGCATGGCTTTGATTTCGTCGAGCTTTCTGGTGGAACTTACCAGAGCCTTGCCTTCTCCCACCGACGAGAGAGTTCGAAGAAGCGAGAGGCTTTCTTCCTCGAATTTGCAGAGAAGATTATCCCTGAGcttaccaagaccaaggctTACGTCACTGGTGGCTTAAGAACAGTCAAGGCGATGAATGAGGCTCTCAAGACGGTTCATGGTATTGGTTTGGCACGACCCGTTACTAATGAGTTTGACTTGCCTgccaagattctcaaggGCGAGGCTACCAGCGCAATCGACACTTTGCTCGACGAGCAGAACTTTGGTATCACTAATGTTGCTGCTGGCACACA AATTCGACTGGTCGGTAAGGACAAGCACCCTCTTGACTTGAGCCGAGAGGATCACAAGAGAATCTTTGAAGAATCTATGCAGAAGTGGGGTGAGGGAATGGCGCATAATGATGATCAGTCTAAGTACGGATATGTTGATATTGACGGAGCCAAGTTGGAGCCATTTGGCCAAGCTTATGCCGCAGCGTAA
- a CDS encoding serine/threonine protein kinase, with the protein MGHRKWLESLAAYRISANVSADVLDSEFPIVDVDMSSVWETLMNACRKPAIDHTGKQAFIPLGRLLRILSPRNVEKILSQSFTDEILMSLVNEVYGANGEPRRLKIMATLILINGLNFLLDFVKAKVEDSQLPLTVHRRGQQPILYDRENNEIECSKNWTWSYPEAEYFTMKQMQLCSLFCTIDEEEQFMDHFRLPADFVLPFVDSDPPVIRSGGYGKVTKVFIEPSHLWYRGRYPKPECFAIKAVQHSSIDHPSEADSLARRLVIKKLADREHLHQLLFSFRRADYYYLVFEWADGDLTDLWETMPSLYRPDVEEDACWFFRQCAGIVRSLGSLHEQRSSYTASTVKEIVHVALEGRYGRHSDIKPQNLLWFSDFQGDKKDHLVIADLGLTQFNTSQSKSHVSWAGVKGYTQTYKAPESEGSGRVGVRYDIWSLGCVFLEHASVFLMRDKSCVRTFSNSRLKEDKYLNRSGNYHGDTFYNLIREKDLTDTYTSIGSSGIRGEVKKTVTKMIQDLKNHRLCAPSMSDFLDLISEGMLVPDQSARYTAGMVLRALRDIQVRCDQDPRYACLSRHLPLKDQLKSIPDGQFSSRQSRILAGISGGQEGSRTNFGSSHTESTRDAGAADPEALKMLNELRHMSNDINLSPDNLQLRIPKIQFDGSVGGLLQKPSPISDLIHRFQSLSVQEKI; encoded by the exons ATGGGTCATCGTAAATGGCTCGAGTCATTGGCTGCTTATCGAATTTCTGCGAATGTGTCTGCAGATGTCCTCGATTCGGAGTTTCCAATCGTTGACGTCGATATGTCCTCTGTCTGGGAAACGTTAATGAACGCGTGTAGGAAACCCGCTATTGATCATACTGGTAAGCAAGCGTTTATACCTCTGGGACGGCTGCTTCGGATTCTCAGCCCCCGGAATGTTGAAAAGATACTCAGTCAAAGCTTCACAGACGAAATTTTGATGAGTCTTGTCAACGAGGTATATGGAGCTAATGGCGAACCAAGAAGACTAAAGATCATGGCTACATTGATATTGATCAATGGACTTAATTTTCTACTAGACTTTGTCAAAGCAAAGGTAGAAGATAGTCAGCTCCCACTTACTGTTCACCGACGAGGACAACAACCTATCTTATACGACCGTGAGAATAATGAGATAGAGTGTTCAAAGAATTGGACTTGGTCCTATCCCGAAGCCGAATACTTTACTATGAAGCAGATGCAACTATGCAGCCTATTCTGCACtatcgatgaagaagagcagtTTATGGATCATTTTCGACTCCCTGCAGATTTTGTCCTACCATTTGTGGATTCTGATCCCCCTGTAATTCGGTCTGGAGGATATGGCAAAGTCACAAAGGTCTTTATAGAGCCGTCGCACTTATGGTACCGGGGTAGGTACCCAAAACCGGAGTGTTTcgctatcaaggctgttcagcACAGCTCAATAGACCATCCGAGTGAAGCAGACTCTCTCGCAAGACGCCTGgttatcaagaagctcgcaGACAGAGaacaccttcatcaactgcTTTTCTCCTTTCGTCGAGCTGACTATTACTACCTCGTTTTTGAATGGGCCGACGGCGATCTCACCGATCTATGGGAAACGATGCCAAGCTTATACCGCCctgatgtcgaagaagacgcgTGTTGGTTCTTTCGCCAATGCGCCGGTATTGTGCGGAGCTTGGGTAGTCTTCACGAGCAACGCTCGTCTTACACCGCCAGCACCGTGAAGGAAATAGTTCACGTCGCGCTGGAAGGAAGGTACGGACGGCACAGCGACATAAAGCCGCAAAATCTGCTTTGGTTTAGTGATTTTCAAGGCGACAAGAAAGATCACCTGGTTATCGCCGATCTTGGCCTTACCCAGTTCAACACATCGCAGTCAAAGTCACATGTGTCATGGGCTGGTGTCAAAGGCTATACACAAACCTACAAAGCCCCAGAGAGTGAAGGAAGTGGTAGGGTTGGAGTCAGATATGACATTTGGTCTCTTGGCTGCGTCTTTCTGGAGCATGCGTCTGTGTTTCTGATGAGAGACAAAAGCTGTGTCAGGACCTTCTCAAACAGTAGACTGAAGGAGGATAAGTATCTGAACAGGTCTGGGAATTATCATGGCGATACTTTCTACAATTTGATCAGGGAAAAGGATTTAACAGATACATACACATCAATTGGAAGCAGTGGCATCCGGGGAGAGGTCAAAAAGACAGTCACGAAA ATGATTCAAGATCTCAAAAACCATAGATTATGTGCTCCTTCGATGTCTGACTTCCTAGATCTCATCAGCGAAGGGATGCTAGTACCGGATCAGTCTGCTCGATATACTGCAGGTATGGTCTTGAGAGCTCTCAGAGATATCCAGGTCCGTTGTGACCAGGACCCCAGGTACGCTTGCTTATCAAGACACTTGCCATTGAAGGATCAGTTGAAGTCAATTCCCGATGGCCAATTTTCTTCAAGGCAGTCTCGGATCTTGGCAGGTATCTCAGGAGGGCAAGAGGGTAGCAGGACCAACTTTGGTTCGTCTCACACGGAGTCAACCAGAGATGCGGGGGCTGCTGATCCAGAAGCTTTGAAGATGCTTAATGAGCTGCGTCATATGAGTAACGATATTAATTTATCCCCCGACAACCTACAACTCCGGATACCAAAGATTCAGTTTGATGGGTCTGTAGGAGGTCTTTTGCAGAAACCCAGCCCTATCAGCGATTTAATCCATAGGTTTCAGTCGCTCTCTGTCCAAGAGAAGATTTGA
- a CDS encoding salicylate hydroxylase, which produces MAAHKSGIKVIIVGAGFGGLTAAIECHRQGHDVEIYESFPELKVLGDIISFGGNAGRIFNRWSDGEIVARLRPLCIDIQDYGFRIHKWDTGEVVYHQKRPPPNPETPVLNGHRGELHEIIFNYAHDELGIPIHLGQRVSEYFEDATQAGIILKTGEKADHWRRGYVDKPKSSGYAVWRAWFSNKDMIQDPRTKEFCENGDTFNGWIGQDVHFLFSTLKGGKDCCWVLTHKDDHDIDESWSFPGKIEEVLELLKDWDATCRAIVEKTPAVVDWKLVYRDPLPTWISNKGRIALLGDAAHPFLPTSAQGATQAMEDGVTIAVCLKRAGKDNIPGALKAHQDLRYERVKAVQKTGESTRDLWHKTDWDKVKKDPSSIGFPREDWIHQFDAEQYAEENFESALKTPGHEVKDNTLVDEAPATAQVAG; this is translated from the exons ATGGCGGCTCACAAATCCGGCATCAAGGTTATCATCGTTGGAGCTGGCTTTGGCGGCTTAACTGCCGCTATTGAATGCCACCGGCAAGGGCACGACGTTGAGATTTATGAGTCCTTTCCTGAACTCAAAGTTCTCGGAGATATTATATCATTTGGTGGCAATGCCGGCAGGATCTTTAATCGCTGGTCTGACGGGGAGATTGTCGCTCGTCTGCGCCCCTTGTGCATTGACATTCAAGACTACGGCTTCAGAATTCATAAATGGGACACAGGGGAGGTTGTGTACCATCAAAAGCGTCCCCCTCCAAACCCTGAAACTCCAGTGTTGAACGGCCACAGAGGCGAGTTGCATGAGATTATCTTCAATTATGCGCACGATGAGCTGGGGATTCCGATTCATCTCGGCCAGCGAGTATCTGAGTATTTCGAGGACGCTACACAGGCTGGCATTATTCTGAAGACGGGAGAGAAGGCGG ATCACTGGCGACGTG GATATGTTGACAAGCCCAAGAGCAGCGGATACGCTGTTTGGAGGGCATG GTTCTCAAACAAAGATATGATCCAAGACCCTCGCACAAAAGAGTTCTGCGAGAATGGCGATACCTTCAACGGCTGGATCGGACAAGATGTGCACTTCCTGTTCTCAACGCTGAAAGGCGGCAAGGACTGTTGTTGGGTACTTACTCACAAAGACGACCATGATATCGATGAGTCGTGGTCGTTCCCTGGTAAGATAGAAGAAGTGTTAGAGCTCCTGAAGGATTGGGATGCAACATGTCGAGCGATCGTGGAGAAGACACCGGCAGTGGTTGATTGGAAGCTGGTCTATCGCGACCCTTTGCCGACTTGGATCAGTAACAAAGGACGAATCGCacttcttggcgatgctgcTCATCCTTTCCTACCGACGAGTGCCCAAGGTGCAACTCAGGCCATGGAAGATGGAGTTACCATTGCTGTCTGCTTGAAGCGAGCGGGCAAAGACAACATTCCTGGTGCGCTCAAGGCTCATCAAGATTTAAG ATATGAGCGCGTGAAGGCGGTTCAGAAGACGGGAGAGTCAACCAGAGATCTGTGGCACAAAACGGATTGGGATAAAGTCAAAAAAGATCCTAGCAGTATCGGATTCCCACGCGAGGATTGGATTCACCAATTTGATGCCGAACAGTACGCAGAGGAGAATTTTGAGAGTGCTCTCAAAACTCCAGGGCATGAGGTCAAGGATAACACGCTGGTCGATGAGGCCCCTGCAACAGCCCAAGTAGCAGGCTAG